The following nucleotide sequence is from Hyla sarda isolate aHylSar1 unplaced genomic scaffold, aHylSar1.hap1 scaffold_3310, whole genome shotgun sequence.
taagtaatgtaatgtatgtacacagtgacctcaccagcagaatagtgagtacagctctggagtataatacagaatataactcaggatcagtacaggataagtaatgtaatgtatgtacacagtgacccaaccagcagaatagtgagtacagctctggagtataatacaggatataactcaggatcagtacaggataagtaatgtaatgtatatacacagtgatctcaccagcagaatagtgagtacagctctggagtataatacaggatataactcaggatcagtacaggataagtaatgtaatgtatatacacagtgatctcaccagcagaatagtgagtacagctctggagtataatacaggatataactcaggatcagtacaggataagtaatgtaatgtatgtacacagtgacctcaccagcagaatagtgagtacagctctggagtataatacaggatataactcaggatcagtacaggataagtaatgtaatgtatatacacagtgacctcaccagcagaatagtgagtacagctctggagtataatacaggatataactcaggatcagtacaggataagtaatgtaatgtaatgtacacagtgacctcaccagaagaatagtgagtacagctctggagtataatacaggatataactcaggatcagtacaggataagtaatgtaatgtatatacacagtgaccccaccagcagaatagtgagtacagctctggagtataatacaggatataactcaggatcagtacaggataagtaatgtaatgtatgtacacagtgacctcaccagcagaatagtgagtacagctctggggtataatataggatataactcaggatcagtacaggataagtaatgtaatgtatgtacacagtgacctcaccagcagaatagtgagtacagctctggagtataatacgggatataactcaggatcagtacaggataagtaatgtaatgtatatacacagtgacctcaccagcagaatagtgagtacagctctggagtataatacgggatataactcaggatcagtacaggataagtaatgtaatgtatgtatacagtgaccccaccagcagaatagtgagtacagctatagTGAGTACGCCCCCACATCATGCCCGGCCCccctctatgtaagtctatgggagtggccgtgacggctgtcacgccccctcccatagacttggattgagggggcggggtgtgatgtcatgagggggcagggctatgaagtcacaagctcccggggccgcctccagcgttcggaacagtttgttcctaacgctaagcagtggagtacccctttaaaggggtactctggtggaatcctttttttaaatcaaatggtgccagagagttaaacagatttgtcaattacttcagggattttctcctactccggacagttcctaaaatggacagaggtgtcagcagagagcactgtgttccaaaaagaaaagaagctaataagtcctggaaggattaagattttttaatagaagtaattagagataagcgaacttacagttaatttgattcgtcatgaacttctcggcacggcagttgatggcttttcctgtataaatgagttcagctttcaggtgctccggtggctggaaaaggtggatacagtcctaggaaatagtctcctaatactgtatccaccttttccagcccaccggagaagctgaactcatttataaaggaaaattcatcaactgccgagccgagaagttcatgacgaatcgaatttactgtaagttcgctcatctctagaagtaatttacaagtccgtttaactttctggcacctgttgatttaaaaaaaaaaaaaaaaaaaagtgttccatcggagtacccctccgctgcttagcgttaggaacaaactgttccgaatgctggaggcgGCACTGgcagctcatgacatcacaccccccaccccctcatgacatcacaccccccgccccctcatgacatcacacagccgtCACGGCCGCTCctgtagacttacattgagggggccgggcatgatgtgggggcgtgatgtcatgagggggcggggctatgatgtcacgagctgccgcCTCCAGCGTACATCATCCCGGTTATCGCTGTATATTGGATCCAACATGATCCGCGCTAATAACAAAACACCAGAGACAATTCAGAAGGCGACATTCTCATTCCTAGGCACTTATTGTGTTTTATACCTGGATTTGTTTTCTTAATCGGATCATTATTATTAACTCTTCATTACCTGATCTGGAGCGAGGGCCCTGCCCAGATACCAGTCTATATAGTCCAATAATAAATGACACTATTTTATAGATCGTATTCCTCTAGTTACATTCTCCATTCATTACCATTATATCCGTTCATTCCATTATTATTTCTTTTACGTTCTTTTCGGCACTTTTGGGTTTAGTGTAGTTCGGCTCCTCGGTCTggacttttgttttattttgctgctgtagatgtagcagagctgactgaGCGCTTTTCCTTCTGGAGCCTAATAACGGGCTGTGGTCTGTGGGGAGGGCGGAGGTTGGCGCTCGGTTTTTTGGCACTTAGATTGGCGCTCATGTCTCCTCCTCTCCATTTCCTGTAGGGATTCACTACAACCACCAGCTCGACTACTGAACCCATCAAACTCGACTACAAGACCCTGGCAGCTCTACCCAGCAGTGGCCTACCCAAAGGGAACAGGGTGAGTAGTCCTGGTGATGCCCGTCCCCTCCGGTGGCCCCCTGGTGATCCATTACAAGGCGCCGCCTGTCATTCTCCCAACATTATGGATATTATCCCCAGAATCAGGGGCTTTGGTCCAGTGTACGAGGGACCGGGCTGGTGTCTGGCAGGGGCTGGTGTCTGGCAGGGGCTGGTGTCTGGCAGGGGCTGGTGTCTGGCAGGGGCTGGTGTCTGGCAGGGGCTGGTGTCTGGCAGGGGCTGGTGTCTGGCAGGGGCTGGTGTCGTTACACTGGCATGGACTCATGGTGCTAGTGCAGGGACTGGCATAGTGTCTTGGTGCCCGGTTGGCACTGGTGGCAGCACCTGCTATGGTTGGATCCTCTGGGTGAGATGTTGTGGGGGATGGGTGGTGGAATTGGTGGTTTTGAGGGAATGTGTCAGGATCTATTCCTGCGTCCTGCCACACAGCTGCCATTCCTGACCCTGTGAATTCGGgagcccccctcctcctcctcctcctcctcctcctctcactaTTTTTGGACACTTCTGTTCCTGGTGATGTAGTGTGAGGAGGAAACGGGACAAATCGCACCTCGGACATCAGAACGGTGAGTACCTGGACCCTGCGTCCACCACCCTGATACCCCCCCCGTGTGAGTCCACCaccctgataccccccccccccgtgtgagtctaccaccctgatacccccccgtgtgagtccaccaccctgatacccccccacccgtgtgagtccaccaccctgataccccccccgtgtgagtccaccaccctgatacccccccccgtgtgagtccaccaccctgatacccccccccgtgtgagtccaccaccctgataccccccccccgtgtgagtccaccaccctgatacccccccgtgtgagtccaccaccctgatacccccccgtgtgagtccaccaccctgataccccccccccgtgtgagtccaccaccctgataccccccccccgtgtgagtccaccaccctgatacccccccccgtgtgagtccaccaccctgataccccccccccgtgtgagtccaccaccctgataccccccctgtgtgagtccaccaccctgatacccccccccgtgtgagtccaccaccctgatacccccccgtgtgagtccaccaccctgataccccccccctgtgtgagtccaccaccctgataccccccccctgtgtgagtccaccaccctgatacccccccccctgtgtgagtccaccaccctgataccccccccctgtgtgagtctaccaccctgatacccccccccgtgtgagtccaccaccctgatacccccccaccgtgtgagtccaccaccctgatacccccccaccgtgtgagtccaccaccctgatacccccccaccgtgtgagtccaccaccctgatacccccccgtgtgagtccaccaccctgatacccccccccccgtgtgagtccaccaccctgatacccccccccgtgtgagtccaccaccctgatacccccccccccccgtgtgagtccaccaccctgataccccccctgtgtgagtccaccaccctgataccccccccccgtgtgagtccaccaccctgatacccccccgtgtgagtccaccaccctgataccccccccgtgtgagtccaccaccctgataccccccccctgtgtgagtccaccaccctgataccccccccctgtgtgagtccaccaccctgataccccccccctgtgtgagtctaccaccctgataccccccccccgtgtgagtcCACCACCCTGATACCCCCCCACCGTGTGAGTCCACCACCCTGATACCCCCCCACCGTGTGAGTCCACCACCCTGATACCCCCCCACCGTGTGAGTCCACCACCCTGATACCCCCACTGTGTGAGTCCACCACCCTGATACCCCCCCCTGTGTGAGTCCACCACCCAGATACCCCCCCCGTGTGAGTCCACCACCCAGATACCCCCACTGTGTGAGTCCACCACCCTGATACCCCCACTGTGTGAGTCCACCACCCTGATACCCCCCCGTGTGAGTCCACCACCCTGATACCCCCCCCGTGTGAGTCCACCACCCTGATACCCCCCCTGTGTGAGTCCACCACCCTGATACCCCCCCCTGTGTGAGTCCACCACCCTGATACCCCCCCGTGTGAGTTCACCACCCTGATACCCCCCCGTGTGAGTCCACCACCCTGATACCCCCCCCTGTGTGAGTCCACCACCCTGATACCCCCCCCTGTGTGAGTCTACCACCCTGATACCCCCCCCGTGTGAGTCCACCACCCTGATACCCCCCCACCGTGTGAGTCCACCACCCTGATACCCCCCCACCGTGTGAGTCCACCACCCTGATACCCCCCCACCGTGTGAGTCCACCACCCTGATACCCCCCACCGTGTGAGTCCACCACCCTGATACCCCACCGTGTGAGTCCACCACCCTGATACCCCCCCACCGTGTGAGTCCACCACCCTGATACCCCCCCGTGTGAGCCCACCACCCTGATACCCCCCCCCGTGTGAGTCCACCaccctgataccccccccccgtgtgagtctaccaccctgatacccccccacccgtgtgagtccaccaccctgataccccccccccgtgtgagtcCACCACCCTGATACCCCCCCTGTGTGAGCGCACTACCCTGATACCCCCCCCCGTGTGAGTCCACCACCCTGATACACCCCCTGATACCCCCCCGTGTGAGTCCACCACCCTGATACCCCCCCGTGTGAGTCCACCACCCTGATACCCCCCCCACCGTGTGAGTCCACCACCCTGATACCCCCCCCACCGTGTGAGTCCACCACCCTGATACCCCCCCCGTGTGAGTCCACCACCCTGATACCCCCCCAAGTGAGTCCACCACCCTGATACCCCCACCGTGTGAGTCCACCACCCTGATACCCCCCCCGTGTGAGTCCACCaccctgatacccccccccccgtgtgagtccaccaccctgataccccccccccccgtgtgagtccaccaccctgataccccccccgtgtgagtccaccaccctgatacccccccccccgtgtgagtccaccaccctgataccccccctgtgtgagtccaccaccctgataccccccccccgtgtgagtccaccaccctgatacccccccgtgtgagtccaccaccctgataccccccccgtgtgagtccaccaccctgataccccccccctgtgtgagtccaccaccctgataccccccccctgtgtgagtccaccaccctgatacccccccccctgtgtgagtctaccaccctgataccccccccccgtgtgagtccaccaccctgatacccccccaccgtgtgagtccaccaccctgatacccccccaccgtgtgagtccaccaccctgatacccccactgtgtgagtccaccaccctgatacccccccctgtgtgagtccaccaccctgataacccccccccccgtgtgagtcCACCACCCAGATACCCCCCCCGTGTGAGTCCACCACCCAGATACCCCCACTGTGTGAGTCCACCACCCTGATACCCCCCCGTGTGAGTCCACCACCCTGATACCCCCCCCGTGTGAGTCCACCaccctgataccccccccccgtgtgagtcCACCACCCTGATACCCCCCCTGTGTGAGTCCACCACCCTGATACCCCCCCCCTGTGTGAGTCCACCACCCTGATACCCCCCCCCTGTGTGAGTCCACCACCCTGATACCCCCCCGTGTGAGTCCACCACCCTGATACCCCCCCGTGTGAGTCCACCACCCTGATACCCCCCCCTGTGTGAGTCCACCACCCTGATACCCCCCCCTGTGTGAGTCTACCACCCTGATACCCCCCCCGTGTGAGTCCACCACCCTGATACCCCCCCACCGTGTGAGTCCACCACCCTGATACCCCCCCACCGTGTGAGTCCACCACCCTGATACCCCCCCACCGTGTGAGTCCACCACCCTGATACCCCACCGTGTGAGTCCACCACCCTGATACCCCCCCACCGTGTGAGTCCACCACCCTGATACCCCCCCGTGTGAGCCCACCaccctgatacccccccccccgtgtgagtctaccaccctgatacccccccacccgtgtgagtccaccaccctgatacccccccccccccccgtgtgagtcCACCACCCTGATACCCCCCCTGTGTGAGCGCACTACCCTGATACCCCCCCCGTGTGAGTCCACCACCCTGATACACCCCCTTATACCCCCCCCGTGTGAGTCCACCaccctgataccccccccccgtgtgagtcCACCACCCTGATACCCCCCCTGTGTGAGTCCACCACCCTGATACCCCCCCCCTGTGTGAGTCCACCACCCTGATACCCCCCCGTGTGAGTCCACCACCCTGATACCCCCCCGTGTGAGTCCACCACCCTGATACCCCCCCCTGTGTGAGTCCACCACCCTGATACCCCCCCCTGTGTGAGTCTACCACCCTGATACCCCCCCCGTGTGAGTCCACCACCCTGATACCCCCCCACCGTGTGAGTCCACCACCCTGATACCCCCCCACCGTGTGAGTCCACCACCCTGATACCCCCCCACCGTGTGAGTCCACCACCCTGATACCCCCCCACCGTGTGAGTCCACCACCCTGATACCCCCCCACCGTGTGAGTCCACCACCCTGATACCCCCCCACCGTGTGAGTCCACCACCCTGATACCCCCCCGTGTGAGCCCACCaccctgataccccccccccgtgtgagtccaccaccctgataccccccccccgtgtgagtctaccaccctgatacccccccacccgtgtgagtccaccaccctgatacccccccccccccgtgtgagtcCACCACCCTGATACCCCCCCTGTGTGAGCGCACTACCCTGATACCCCCCCCGTGTGAGTCCACCACCCTGATACACCCCCTGATACCCCCCCCGTGTGAGTCCACCACCCTGATACCCCCCCGTGTGAGTCCACCACCCTGATACCCCCCCCCTGTGTGAGTCCACCACCCTGATACCCCCCCCGTGTGAGTCCACCACCCTGATACCCCCCCAAGTGAGTCCACCACCCTGATACCCCCACTGTGTGAGTCCACCACCCTGATACCCCCACTGTGTGAGTCCACCACCCTGATACCCCCACTGTGTGAGTCCACCACCCTGATACCCCCCCGTGTGAGTCCACCACCCTGATACCCCCCCCCTGTGTGAGTCCACCACCCTGATACCCACCGTGTGCACTTACCACCCTTATATACACCCCCTATGTTACCTGGGTCCTCTCTTCCGGTTCCTCCGCTTGCGGCCGGTGGTCTCATTCATTCTCCACATTGAGGCTGAATTCCAGTTCTGCTCACAGCTGCggatttgttacaatgtgtcagtctATGTAATTTCTGGGGTCCCTGCTGTTGCGTACAAACTGCACCGATACATTGGAACAAACTTTAGCTCTGATTGAGCATTCAGCCTTTATATATAAATTCACTGACCACGAGCAGAGACTTGACGATGGGTTTTGTTGTATCGGGTTTAGATACAGCGGCGGCCATGTTGGTTTGGTGATGCTGTGCTGCAGCCCGCCCCCTGCTGTGTCTCCTCCCGTCTTGTTTCGCCTCTTCCCCGTTTTCTCCTTTTTCACCCTCCTCCTCTGTTGCTCTTGCAGCTCCCTCTGGGAATGGACACCTCCTGCCCTCCTGTCCCCGTGGCCCTTGTCCACCCTGTCCCCACCGTTGTATCCAATGGCCCGGCCTGCCTTCCTGCCCCTCCAGTTACACCTCCTCCGCCTGTCCCCACCCCCCACGCGGCCGTGCCACCCTCACCCCAGCCGGACGCGGAGGAGGTGCTCGTGGACTGCCAGTCCATCCTGTTCAGTGAGAATCCCTTTGTGTTGGCGAACAAGAGGCGTTCGGCCTCCGGGGGCATCTCGCTGGGTGGTCCTCCCAGGGGATACGGCAACTCGGGCATCCTGAAGACCACCGTGTACTCCAGCAAGGCAAGCGGCACCATGTGTGTCCTGTACTGCACGTGTGTGGTTGTCACATGGTCGCGGCGGCGGCTGCGCGGTGTTCGCAGTCTGTTTACATTGTGCCGTCTGTGCTTGCTGCACCCGTCTGCCCCACAACACGCTTCTGGCTGACACCCCGTCCTCCATGTGTGTGCGCAGTGTGGTCCGtctgtgtgatgacatcactggggggggggtgatgaggtcaCAGGCAGTATAAATGGTGACGTCAGGTATGTATCTACTAATCCCCGAGTGATGACATTAACCGTACACGTCAggacttctccactccgggcatgctgggggttgtagttttgcaacagctgaatgggcTGCAGGTTGGAGATGTTACAGACACATGACCTGTGACCTTCCGATTATAGAAGTTGGAGGCCTTACATATGTGTCACGTAGACATAGTGTTCCCTTTAAGAAGTTATGCAGATAAAGGCGCCAGATTTAGAACACGCGGCTCTTATCTCCCGCACAGAACAACATTCCATCCGAGCACCTGTCCCCCACCACAGACTGACGTGTGCCAGCAGGTGGGGGTCAGCTGTCGCCTcaacccaggagctcacaatctaatctcttatcatacaatgtatcactcccatcatccctgaccccaggagctcacaatctaatctcctatcatacaatgtatcactcccatcatccctgaccccaggagatcacaatctaatctcctatcacatacaatgtatcactcccatcatccctgaccccaggagctcacaatctaatctcctatcatacaatgtatcactcccatcatccctgaccccaggagctcacaatctaatctcctatcatacaatgtatcactcccatcatccctgaccccaggagctcacaatctaatctcctatcatacaatgtatcactcccatcatccctgaccccaggagctcacaatctaatctcctatcatacaatgtatcactcccatcatccctgaccccaggagatcacaatctaatctcttatcatacaatgtatcactcccatcatccctgaccccaggagctcacaatctaatctcctatcatacaatgtatcactcccatcatccctgaccccaggagctcacaatctaatctatcacatacaatgtatcactcccatcatccctgaccccaggagatcacaatctaatctatcacatacaatgtatcactcccatcatccctgaccccaggagatcacaatctaatctcctatcatacaatgtatcactcccatcatccctgaccccaggagatcacaatctaatctcctatcatacaatgtatcactcccatcatccctgaccccaggagatcacaatctaatctcctatcacataatgtatcactcccatcatccctgaccccaggagatcacaatctaatctcctatcatacaatgtatcacccccatcatccctgaccccaggagatcacaatctaatctcctatcatatacaatgtatcactcccatcatccctgaccccaggagatcacaatctaatctcctatcatataatgtatcactcccatcatccctgaccccaggagatcacaatctaatctcttatcatacaatgtatcactcccatcatccctgaccccaggagatcacaatctaatctgtTGTTTACCTCATTCTCTTAATATTGGCTGTGCTGGATTGCTGAGCCTTGTAGTTCTCTGTGCTGTAAATGTTTGTGTTGTCTCTGCGGTCGTGGTGTAGTGCAGTGTCCGGCCTGCGGAGGCAGTGCTGGCTGGCGGTGATGTCGTTTTCGGTACTGCATGCCTCGTTCTGTATATCTGGAGGCACTTTCTCACATTATCTGTGGTTTTTGGAGAATGCATGAGAAGTGTGACTATctgcgctgggacttgtagttctccggGCCCCGCTCCTCTCGTTGTCGCCTTCCTTCCTTGTCATTTCTATCTGTTCTTTCTTTGCAGACGCCATCTGGAGACTTCACAACTGGAAACAAAAGGGACGCCCCGTCTTCTCCCTCCCCTTCGAGCACGCAGCAGGTAAGGCCTGATATAAAAGTGTCTCTATCCTTAGGCATAACTGCTGTTGCTGTGAAGAACCCTTTCCCATATGGAGTAGTTGTCCGCCTTTCCTGCTCAGCCATCAGACAGCCGTCCCTTCACTTCTTTGAGGATCTCTCTTACTGATCTGACCGTTatcaatacacacagtgaggaaTCTTACAGTTTCTGCTGTTAATGTAAAGAAGCCTTCCATACATGGAGTCCAGTATTGTCCATCCTCTATAAACAAGCCTCCTCCCTTCACCAATATTTAAAGCCAGGAACCACATGTTTGCGCTGTAACTGTAAAGAACCCTTTCCTAAAAATCATGTTACTGATTTTGTTGTTACTGCCTCCTGCAGTCTGGAATTCTGTGCTGTTTTGTAAAGAATACTTCcttgtggtgtgttttttttttttattattgttaatacCGCATCTTATCTGGATTATGTGAACATTACGTGACCTCAACACTCTGTTGCTCCTGTTATATATACTGTTCGGTTTTACCAGCTCTTACTGTAGAGAATCATACACAAATGCAAAGCAGAAAAACAAAGAGAAGCTCCTAGTATAAGGCCTCAGGTATCAGGGCATAGGCACGACTCTGCGTAGTGTTTCTAAACAGCTTGTCTcctcctgttgcaaaactataactcccagc
It contains:
- the LOC130330284 gene encoding protein PRRC1-like gives rise to the protein MDTSCPPVPVALVHPVPTVVSNGPACLPAPPVTPPPPVPTPHAAVPPSPQPDAEEVLVDCQSILFSENPFVLANKRRSASGGISLGGPPRGYGNSGILKTTVYSSKTPSGDFTTGNKRDAPSSPSPSSTQQASINFLSQGDSPTDYSLLPQ